A single Mus caroli chromosome 15, CAROLI_EIJ_v1.1, whole genome shotgun sequence DNA region contains:
- the Rhebl1 gene encoding GTPase RhebL1 isoform X2, with translation MPLVRYRKVAILGYRSVGKTSLAHQFVEGEFLEGYDPTVENTYSKTVTLGKDEFHLHLVDTAGQDEYSILPYSLIIGVHGYVLVYSVTSLRSFQIVKNLYQKLHEGHGKTRLSVLLVGNKADLSPEREVQAVEGKKLAESWGAMFMESSARDNQLTQDVFIKVIQEIARVENSYGRQDRRCYLM, from the exons ATGCCGCTGGTGCGCTACAGGAAGGTGGCCATCCTGGGGTACCGCTCCGTAG GGAAGACATCTTTGGCACATCAATTTGTGGAAGGCGAGTTCCTGGAAGGCTACGACCCTACAGTGGAGAATA cttACAGCAAGACAGTGACTCTTGGCAAAGACGAGTTTCACCTACATCTGgtggacacagcagggcag GATGAGTACAGCATTCTGCCCTACTCGCTCATCATCGGGGTCCATGGTTACGTTCTTGTATACTCGGTTACCTCTCTGCGCAG CTTTCAGATTGTTAAGAACCTGTACCAAAAGCTACACGAAGGCCACGGTAAAACCCG GCTGTCCGTGCTGCTTGTGGGGAACAAGGCAGATCTCTCTCCTGAGAG AGAGGTGCAGGCAGTTGAAGGGAAGAAGCTAGCAGAGTCCTGGGGTGCCATGTTTATGGAGTCGTCTGCTCGGGATAATCAG CTAACTCAAGACGTCTTCATCAAAGTCATCCAGGAGATTGCCCGGGTGGAGAATTCTTATGGACGACAAGACCGCCGATGCTATCTTATGTGA
- the Rhebl1 gene encoding GTPase RhebL1 isoform X3, with translation MPLVRYRKVAILGYRSVGKTSLAHQFVEGEFLEGYDPTVENTYSKTVTLGKDEFHLHLVDTAGQVPVADEYSILPYSLIIGVHGYVLVYSVTSLRSFQIVKNLYQKLHEGHGKTREVQAVEGKKLAESWGAMFMESSARDNQLTQDVFIKVIQEIARVENSYGRQDRRCYLM, from the exons ATGCCGCTGGTGCGCTACAGGAAGGTGGCCATCCTGGGGTACCGCTCCGTAG GGAAGACATCTTTGGCACATCAATTTGTGGAAGGCGAGTTCCTGGAAGGCTACGACCCTACAGTGGAGAATA cttACAGCAAGACAGTGACTCTTGGCAAAGACGAGTTTCACCTACATCTGgtggacacagcagggcaggtaCCAGTTGCG GATGAGTACAGCATTCTGCCCTACTCGCTCATCATCGGGGTCCATGGTTACGTTCTTGTATACTCGGTTACCTCTCTGCGCAG CTTTCAGATTGTTAAGAACCTGTACCAAAAGCTACACGAAGGCCACGGTAAAACCCG AGAGGTGCAGGCAGTTGAAGGGAAGAAGCTAGCAGAGTCCTGGGGTGCCATGTTTATGGAGTCGTCTGCTCGGGATAATCAG CTAACTCAAGACGTCTTCATCAAAGTCATCCAGGAGATTGCCCGGGTGGAGAATTCTTATGGACGACAAGACCGCCGATGCTATCTTATGTGA
- the Rhebl1 gene encoding GTPase RhebL1 isoform X1 — protein MPLVRYRKVAILGYRSVGKTSLAHQFVEGEFLEGYDPTVENTYSKTVTLGKDEFHLHLVDTAGQVPVADEYSILPYSLIIGVHGYVLVYSVTSLRSFQIVKNLYQKLHEGHGKTRLSVLLVGNKADLSPEREVQAVEGKKLAESWGAMFMESSARDNQLTQDVFIKVIQEIARVENSYGRQDRRCYLM, from the exons ATGCCGCTGGTGCGCTACAGGAAGGTGGCCATCCTGGGGTACCGCTCCGTAG GGAAGACATCTTTGGCACATCAATTTGTGGAAGGCGAGTTCCTGGAAGGCTACGACCCTACAGTGGAGAATA cttACAGCAAGACAGTGACTCTTGGCAAAGACGAGTTTCACCTACATCTGgtggacacagcagggcaggtaCCAGTTGCG GATGAGTACAGCATTCTGCCCTACTCGCTCATCATCGGGGTCCATGGTTACGTTCTTGTATACTCGGTTACCTCTCTGCGCAG CTTTCAGATTGTTAAGAACCTGTACCAAAAGCTACACGAAGGCCACGGTAAAACCCG GCTGTCCGTGCTGCTTGTGGGGAACAAGGCAGATCTCTCTCCTGAGAG AGAGGTGCAGGCAGTTGAAGGGAAGAAGCTAGCAGAGTCCTGGGGTGCCATGTTTATGGAGTCGTCTGCTCGGGATAATCAG CTAACTCAAGACGTCTTCATCAAAGTCATCCAGGAGATTGCCCGGGTGGAGAATTCTTATGGACGACAAGACCGCCGATGCTATCTTATGTGA